The following coding sequences are from one Humulus lupulus chromosome X, drHumLupu1.1, whole genome shotgun sequence window:
- the LOC133804997 gene encoding thioredoxin H-type-like, with product MAEENQVVGCHNKNEWVDHFQKGKDSKKLVVVDFTASWCGPCRVIAPILTDLAKKNSSVIFLKVDVDELQDVAKEWEIEAMPTLLFLKEGKVIDKIVGARKDELIDKVAKHAAVAAA from the exons ATGGCGGAGGAGAACCAAGTTGTCGGTTGCCACAACAAAAATGAGTGGGTCGACCATTTTCAGAAGGGAAAGGACTCCAAGAAACtg GTAGTGGTTGATTTCACTGCATCATGGTGCGGACCCTGCCGTGTCATTGCCCCAATCCTCACTGACCTGGCTAAGAAGAATTCAAGTGTCATATTCCTGAAAGTTGATGTTGATGAGTTGCAG GATGTTGCTAAGGAGTGGGAAATCGAGGCAATGCCAACCCTTTTGTTCCTCAAAGAAGGGAAAGTTATTGACAAGATTGTGGGAGCTAGGAAGGATGAGCTTATTGATAAAGTTGCAAAGCATGCAGCAGTGGCTGCTGCTTGA